One genomic region from Phorcysia thermohydrogeniphila encodes:
- a CDS encoding glucosaminidase domain-containing protein, with protein MKHRLWILIAGIPLLSFINSEGTLTCKKSEETAESSNTISEVCEIIHEESKTLFPSHVSLKHLKPEERKKKFVEIMLPLIVRANQEVLKEREFVVSVSNKKELTPEEKRKLEEILKKYKASTISELLRRVDAVPVSLILAQAAVESGWGTSRFFTEANNAFGMYAMKDKTKCIKAKDSNVCLKVYDNLYQSVKDYIYNINVSWAYEEFRKAREKGADVYTLVEALEKYSTLRDEYVRLVKNVIEKNGFTRFDDSKFVLAEETPCNR; from the coding sequence GTGAAGCACAGGCTCTGGATTCTAATAGCGGGGATTCCCCTGCTTTCTTTCATAAACTCTGAAGGAACTCTAACGTGTAAGAAGAGCGAAGAAACAGCAGAGAGCTCCAACACGATTTCAGAGGTCTGTGAAATCATTCATGAAGAGTCTAAAACACTTTTTCCATCCCACGTCTCTCTAAAGCACTTAAAACCAGAAGAAAGAAAGAAAAAGTTCGTTGAAATAATGCTTCCCCTTATCGTGAGGGCTAACCAAGAGGTTCTTAAAGAGAGGGAATTTGTTGTTTCGGTTTCAAACAAAAAAGAACTGACGCCGGAGGAAAAGAGGAAGTTAGAGGAGATCCTTAAAAAGTACAAAGCCTCTACTATCTCCGAACTCTTAAGACGTGTTGATGCTGTTCCCGTAAGCCTCATTTTAGCTCAGGCCGCCGTTGAGAGCGGGTGGGGAACTTCAAGGTTCTTTACAGAGGCAAACAACGCCTTCGGCATGTACGCCATGAAGGATAAAACAAAATGCATAAAGGCCAAAGACAGCAACGTTTGCCTCAAAGTCTACGATAACCTATACCAGTCGGTTAAGGACTACATATACAATATCAACGTCAGCTGGGCATATGAAGAATTCAGGAAGGCAAGGGAAAAAGGAGCCGACGTTTACACCTTAGTTGAAGCCCTTGAGAAGTACTCAACCCTAAGGGACGAATACGTGAGGCTGGTCAAAAATGTTATTGAAAAGAACGGTTTTACTCGCTTTGACGATTCTAAGTTTGTTCTTGCCGAAGAGACTCCTTGCAACAGATAA
- a CDS encoding Fe-S-containing hydro-lyase, with product MSAIRITTPIDEKVIEKLKAGDFVLISGVIYTARDAAHKRMVEALERGEELPFDLQGQIIYYAGPAPAKPGKPIGSVGPTTSYRMDPYAPKLLEAGLKGMIGKGTRSKEVVEAIKKFKGVYFGAVGGAAAYLARCVKSAEVIAYEDLGPEAVRRLVVEDFPAFVINDIYGNDLYKMGRYKYTEVEDPALFGC from the coding sequence ATGTCTGCAATAAGGATTACAACGCCAATTGATGAGAAAGTAATTGAAAAGCTCAAAGCTGGTGACTTTGTACTCATCTCTGGAGTCATCTACACAGCAAGAGATGCTGCCCACAAACGTATGGTAGAGGCCTTAGAAAGGGGTGAGGAGCTCCCCTTTGACCTTCAGGGACAGATAATCTACTACGCTGGTCCTGCCCCGGCTAAGCCCGGAAAACCTATTGGTTCTGTAGGACCAACCACAAGCTACAGGATGGACCCTTACGCGCCAAAGCTCTTAGAGGCCGGCCTTAAGGGAATGATAGGAAAGGGAACGAGGAGCAAAGAGGTAGTTGAGGCGATAAAGAAGTTTAAAGGCGTCTACTTTGGAGCTGTTGGAGGAGCTGCGGCCTACCTTGCAAGGTGCGTGAAGTCTGCAGAGGTCATTGCCTATGAGGACCTTGGGCCGGAAGCTGTAAGGAGACTCGTTGTAGAGGACTTTCCTGCCTTTGTGATAAACGACATTTACGGCAACGACCTTTACAAAATGGGAAGGTACAAGTATACAGAGGTTGAAGACCCAGCCCTCTTTGGATGTTAA
- the purB gene encoding adenylosuccinate lyase has product MIPRYTLPEMGAIWDEQNKLRNWLKVEVAVAEAWAELGKVPKEAVEKIKEKVKPFLEGEKEFDVKRINEIEAVTNHDVIAFLTYIREVVGEEAKYLHFGMTSSDMLDTAFALQIKQAGELLLKDIQKVMEAIKKRAFEHKYTVMIGRTHGIHAEPITFGLKLAIWYDEMRRNYERLKAATERAAVGKISGAVGTFANIDPKVEEMTCERLGIGYAKASNQVVQRDRHAEFLAAMALTASSIEKFATEIRHLQRTEVREVEEPFRKGQKGSSAMPHKRNPILSERLCGLARVVRSACIVGMENIPLWHERDISHSSTERTIFPDACIALDYMLQKFANLIENLVVYPENMLKNLNLLKGLVFSQRVLLTLIEKGGLTREDAYAIVQENAMKVWNEGADFKELLKGDERVRKVLTEEEIEDIFDLSYHTKHVDYIFKRVFGE; this is encoded by the coding sequence ATGATACCAAGATACACCCTCCCCGAAATGGGCGCTATCTGGGACGAGCAGAATAAGCTCAGGAACTGGCTAAAGGTTGAGGTTGCAGTTGCAGAAGCTTGGGCAGAGCTCGGAAAAGTTCCGAAGGAGGCAGTAGAGAAAATAAAGGAAAAGGTAAAACCTTTCCTTGAAGGAGAAAAAGAGTTTGACGTTAAGAGAATCAACGAGATAGAGGCAGTTACAAACCACGACGTTATAGCTTTCCTCACCTACATAAGGGAGGTTGTAGGAGAAGAGGCCAAATACCTCCACTTTGGAATGACTTCATCAGACATGCTTGACACTGCCTTTGCCCTCCAGATAAAGCAGGCTGGGGAGCTCCTTTTAAAGGACATCCAGAAAGTCATGGAGGCCATAAAGAAGCGTGCCTTTGAGCACAAGTACACAGTTATGATAGGTAGAACTCACGGAATTCACGCTGAACCAATAACCTTTGGCTTAAAGCTTGCAATCTGGTACGACGAGATGAGAAGAAACTACGAGAGGCTAAAGGCCGCAACCGAGAGGGCGGCAGTCGGAAAGATTTCTGGAGCTGTCGGAACTTTTGCAAACATAGACCCGAAAGTTGAAGAAATGACCTGCGAAAGGCTTGGAATAGGCTACGCCAAGGCCTCAAACCAAGTAGTTCAAAGAGACAGACACGCTGAGTTCTTAGCAGCAATGGCTCTAACTGCATCATCAATTGAAAAGTTTGCAACTGAAATTAGACACCTTCAAAGAACCGAAGTAAGGGAAGTTGAAGAACCCTTCAGGAAGGGACAGAAGGGCTCTTCTGCAATGCCCCACAAGAGGAATCCGATACTTTCTGAAAGGCTCTGTGGACTTGCAAGGGTAGTTAGAAGCGCCTGCATCGTCGGAATGGAGAACATACCTCTATGGCACGAAAGGGACATCTCCCACTCCTCAACAGAGAGGACAATCTTCCCAGACGCTTGTATAGCTCTTGACTACATGCTCCAGAAGTTTGCGAACCTCATAGAGAACTTGGTCGTTTATCCGGAGAACATGCTCAAGAACCTAAACCTCCTAAAAGGCCTCGTTTTCTCCCAGAGAGTTCTCCTCACACTCATTGAAAAGGGAGGACTTACAAGGGAAGATGCCTACGCCATCGTTCAGGAAAACGCAATGAAGGTCTGGAACGAGGGGGCTGACTTTAAGGAGCTCCTAAAGGGCGATGAGAGAGTCAGGAAGGTTCTAACAGAGGAGGAAATTGAGGACATCTTTGACCTTTCCTACCACACAAAACACGTTGATTACATATTCAAGAGAGTTTTTGGCGAATAA
- a CDS encoding complex I 24 kDa subunit family protein: MTLEEFREKVRELKNSGKYPVARSYILPALWIAEKNFPAITHEVMKVVAEELGVKPVEVEEVAEFYAMFHTKPKGKYVIRVCTNLSCMLCGGEGILAKFSDLLGISPGETTEDGLFTLEVSECMGLCDGAPAVTVNEERFLKVTSEKVPEILRKFGWKG; this comes from the coding sequence ATGACCCTTGAAGAGTTCAGGGAAAAGGTAAGAGAACTAAAGAACAGCGGGAAGTATCCGGTGGCAAGGTCCTACATTCTTCCCGCCCTCTGGATTGCCGAGAAGAACTTTCCTGCAATTACCCACGAGGTTATGAAGGTCGTTGCGGAGGAGCTCGGCGTTAAACCTGTTGAGGTTGAAGAGGTTGCAGAGTTCTACGCAATGTTCCATACAAAGCCAAAGGGAAAGTACGTCATAAGGGTCTGCACGAACCTTTCCTGTATGCTCTGCGGCGGGGAAGGAATCCTCGCTAAATTTTCTGACCTTCTTGGGATTTCCCCCGGTGAAACTACGGAAGATGGTCTTTTTACCTTAGAAGTTTCTGAGTGTATGGGCTTGTGCGATGGAGCTCCCGCCGTAACCGTTAACGAGGAAAGGTTCTTGAAGGTAACCTCTGAAAAAGTTCCAGAGATACTCAGGAAATTTGGCTGGAAGGGCTAA
- a CDS encoding RluA family pseudouridine synthase: MVEFFKLKSRGEQPLIECVSTVTGSKKRAKKLINEGLCSVNGLKELFYRKKIKAKSSIYVSFNHLLFDEKRIEKLYEDEYILIINKPPFINSNKDVPNVEEILRRKNKDYTVVHRLDKQTSGALIAAKERKVFESFKELFKKKRVKKVYLCLAAGNFKKKSGKVNVPLDGKPSETLFRVLEEFNGTSLLEVEIPTGRKHQIRRHLSLINHPVLGEFNYWKRKWDKEIHLFSPRILLHARKIEFPHPILKKTVSVKAPFPEDFKLFLRILRGEEELKVIEKEVG; the protein is encoded by the coding sequence ATGGTGGAGTTTTTTAAGCTTAAAAGTAGAGGGGAACAACCACTTATAGAGTGCGTTTCTACGGTTACAGGCAGTAAGAAGAGGGCAAAAAAGTTGATAAACGAAGGGCTGTGTTCCGTAAATGGGCTAAAAGAACTCTTTTACCGCAAAAAAATAAAGGCTAAGAGTTCCATTTACGTTTCCTTTAACCATCTTCTTTTTGATGAAAAAAGAATAGAAAAACTCTACGAAGATGAGTATATTCTCATAATCAACAAACCACCATTCATAAATAGTAACAAAGATGTTCCAAACGTTGAAGAGATACTGAGAAGGAAAAATAAAGACTACACAGTCGTCCACAGGCTTGACAAGCAGACAAGTGGAGCTCTGATAGCGGCCAAGGAGAGAAAGGTCTTTGAAAGTTTTAAGGAGCTCTTTAAGAAGAAGAGAGTCAAAAAAGTCTACTTGTGCCTCGCTGCAGGAAACTTTAAGAAAAAGAGCGGTAAGGTAAACGTTCCCCTTGACGGGAAACCGTCAGAAACGCTTTTCAGAGTCTTGGAAGAGTTTAACGGAACTTCCCTCCTTGAGGTTGAAATACCGACCGGAAGGAAGCACCAGATAAGGAGACACCTTTCACTAATCAACCACCCAGTCCTTGGGGAGTTTAACTACTGGAAGAGGAAGTGGGACAAGGAAATTCACCTCTTTTCTCCGAGAATACTCCTTCACGCCCGAAAAATAGAGTTCCCCCACCCGATACTGAAAAAGACGGTTTCCGTAAAAGCTCCCTTTCCAGAGGACTTTAAGCTTTTCTTGCGAATCTTAAGAGGAGAAGAGGAGCTCAAAGTGATAGAAAAAGAAGTAGGTTAA
- a CDS encoding NADH-quinone oxidoreductase subunit C produces the protein MRYVAPELVEKLKRTFPEAIESVEEFRGEVTVTVKKEFLLEFMRFLKVDKDFQMDMLVDVTAVDYPENEPRFVVVYHLRSLSKRHNLRVKCWAEGEEVPSVVDIWKTAEWTEREVYEMFGVRFTGRKLRKLLLPQKYPYFPLRKDFPLEGYEEPCEVWDWE, from the coding sequence ATGAGGTATGTAGCTCCAGAACTTGTTGAAAAACTAAAAAGAACTTTTCCAGAGGCTATAGAGTCTGTAGAGGAGTTTAGAGGAGAAGTAACGGTTACAGTTAAGAAAGAGTTCTTGCTTGAGTTTATGAGATTTTTAAAGGTGGATAAAGACTTTCAAATGGACATGCTCGTTGACGTTACTGCCGTTGACTACCCAGAGAACGAGCCCCGTTTTGTAGTTGTCTATCATCTTCGCTCCCTCTCAAAGAGGCATAACCTGAGAGTGAAGTGTTGGGCAGAAGGGGAAGAAGTTCCATCAGTTGTTGATATCTGGAAGACCGCCGAGTGGACAGAAAGGGAAGTTTATGAAATGTTCGGCGTAAGGTTCACAGGAAGGAAGCTAAGGAAACTCCTCCTTCCCCAGAAGTACCCCTACTTCCCTTTGAGAAAGGACTTCCCGCTTGAAGGGTACGAAGAGCCCTGTGAAGTTTGGGACTGGGAGTAA
- a CDS encoding NADH-quinone oxidoreductase subunit A: MGSYVVLFVFFLVALVVALLVPNINLITNRFLKINRDVAGKYEPYECGIPQVSPLNRRYFALFYVLALVFLLFDIETVFLFPWAVAFRELGVLGFVEAFVFIAILLVGFFYAVAKGALKWD, encoded by the coding sequence TTGGGAAGTTACGTGGTTCTTTTCGTCTTCTTCCTCGTGGCTCTTGTTGTAGCCCTTTTAGTTCCAAACATTAACCTCATAACGAACCGTTTCCTGAAGATAAACAGGGACGTTGCTGGAAAGTATGAACCCTATGAGTGTGGAATACCGCAAGTTTCTCCCCTTAACAGGCGTTACTTTGCTCTTTTTTACGTCCTTGCACTTGTTTTTCTACTCTTTGACATTGAGACAGTTTTCCTCTTTCCGTGGGCTGTGGCCTTTAGGGAACTTGGAGTTCTTGGTTTTGTGGAGGCCTTTGTCTTTATAGCGATACTCCTTGTTGGTTTCTTTTACGCTGTAGCCAAGGGAGCTCTAAAATGGGACTAA
- a CDS encoding peroxiredoxin yields MALVGQKAPEFELQAYDPNTDSYTTVKLSDYVPNNEGKFLVVCFYPADFTFVUPTELAAVAAKYEEIKARGAEVIAISTDTVFSHQIFCKVEPLMKDVKFLLAADPTGETARKYGVYIEEAGLARRGRFIINPDGIIVAEEVLNPPVGRNVNELLRQLDAWKYVYEHPDEACPANWRPGKKTLKPGPSIAGKVGEVITIDEILS; encoded by the coding sequence ATGGCTCTCGTTGGACAAAAGGCTCCTGAGTTTGAACTCCAAGCCTATGACCCAAACACCGACAGCTACACGACCGTAAAGCTCTCTGATTACGTTCCTAACAACGAAGGTAAGTTCCTCGTTGTATGCTTCTATCCGGCAGACTTTACCTTCGTCTGACCAACAGAGCTGGCTGCGGTCGCAGCCAAATATGAGGAGATTAAGGCCCGTGGGGCAGAGGTAATTGCCATTTCTACGGACACTGTTTTCAGCCACCAGATTTTCTGCAAGGTTGAGCCTCTTATGAAGGACGTTAAATTCCTCCTTGCAGCAGACCCAACAGGAGAGACTGCAAGGAAGTACGGCGTCTACATTGAGGAAGCAGGTCTTGCAAGGAGAGGAAGGTTCATTATCAACCCTGACGGCATCATAGTAGCTGAAGAGGTTCTCAACCCACCAGTTGGTAGGAACGTCAACGAGCTCCTCAGACAGCTTGACGCTTGGAAGTACGTTTACGAGCATCCTGACGAGGCCTGCCCAGCTAACTGGAGACCCGGTAAGAAGACTCTCAAGCCCGGTCCAAGTATTGCTGGAAAAGTAGGAGAGGTAATTACGATAGATGAGATTCTCTCTTAA
- a CDS encoding NADH-quinone oxidoreductase subunit B, translating into MGLRNGVFLARLQDLINWGRKGALWPLAFATACCGIEMMAAAASRYDFDRFGVIFRNTPRQCDLLIMCGTISRKMAPIIKRLWEQMPDPKWAIAIGSCAISGNIFQTYSTLRGLDCIVPVDVYVPGCAPKPEAFYEALIMLQEKIKKDRPIVLDGEK; encoded by the coding sequence ATGGGACTAAGAAACGGAGTTTTCTTAGCAAGGCTACAGGACCTTATAAACTGGGGTAGGAAAGGGGCTCTTTGGCCTTTGGCCTTTGCGACTGCCTGCTGCGGAATAGAGATGATGGCCGCGGCGGCTTCCCGTTACGACTTTGACCGCTTTGGAGTTATCTTCAGGAACACTCCAAGGCAGTGTGACCTTCTGATAATGTGTGGAACGATAAGCAGAAAGATGGCTCCCATTATAAAAAGACTCTGGGAGCAGATGCCCGACCCTAAGTGGGCGATAGCGATTGGAAGCTGTGCAATTAGCGGAAACATCTTTCAGACCTACTCAACTCTAAGGGGACTTGACTGCATAGTTCCCGTTGACGTCTACGTTCCGGGCTGTGCTCCAAAGCCGGAGGCCTTTTACGAGGCCCTCATAATGCTTCAGGAAAAGATAAAGAAGGACAGACCTATAGTTCTTGACGGTGAAAAATGA
- a CDS encoding polysaccharide deacetylase family protein: protein MPKRLLATDNYATILIYHRFGDERYPSTSVSLQDFRKQMEYLKKNGYNVIHLRELYKIVSSGKAIPPKTVVITIDDGYRTTMKAFEILKEYRFPFTVFLYMEAVGRYPDFLTKEELEELQKSGLADFGNHLYSHPDLAVLRAKLSPKEYLKVLEKEEELSRKRFKELLGSEPEFFAFPYGSYDRLSVEFFKKKGYKLLLSQDRGSYSGKEDPIPRMAVVGSLSGFRNFVRNLQIEPLPVVSHYPEIGLLEENPVTVRFLLKEPEKYKNCSIYTSENGWVKAKKKGKVVESPFPLKIKRLKTRIGIRCFNRETGRKAEFFFLAINGEKPRRAGQRKD, encoded by the coding sequence TTGCCGAAGAGACTCCTTGCAACAGATAACTACGCTACTATCCTAATTTACCACCGCTTTGGTGACGAAAGGTATCCTTCAACGTCTGTCTCTTTACAGGACTTCAGGAAGCAGATGGAATACCTGAAGAAAAACGGCTACAACGTAATACACTTGAGAGAACTCTACAAGATTGTCTCATCAGGGAAAGCCATTCCTCCAAAGACCGTTGTAATAACAATTGACGACGGTTACAGAACAACGATGAAAGCCTTTGAGATACTTAAGGAATACAGATTCCCTTTCACTGTCTTTCTCTACATGGAAGCGGTCGGAAGGTATCCAGACTTTTTAACCAAAGAAGAGTTAGAGGAGCTCCAAAAGAGCGGCCTCGCAGACTTCGGAAATCACCTGTACAGCCACCCCGATTTAGCAGTTTTAAGAGCAAAACTCTCCCCTAAGGAATACCTGAAAGTTCTTGAAAAAGAGGAGGAGCTCTCAAGAAAGCGGTTTAAAGAACTCCTCGGCAGTGAGCCTGAGTTTTTCGCTTTCCCATACGGTAGCTACGATAGGCTGAGCGTTGAATTCTTCAAGAAGAAGGGATACAAGCTCCTCCTTTCTCAGGACAGGGGAAGCTACAGCGGTAAAGAAGACCCCATTCCAAGAATGGCTGTTGTAGGTTCACTATCAGGCTTTAGAAATTTTGTAAGGAACCTCCAGATAGAACCTCTTCCGGTAGTTAGCCACTATCCGGAAATAGGGCTTTTAGAGGAAAATCCTGTCACAGTCCGTTTCCTCCTAAAAGAGCCCGAAAAGTACAAAAACTGTTCTATATACACTTCCGAAAATGGCTGGGTAAAGGCAAAGAAAAAGGGAAAGGTCGTTGAATCTCCCTTTCCCTTGAAGATAAAAAGGCTTAAAACGAGAATCGGAATAAGATGTTTTAACAGGGAAACTGGAAGGAAGGCCGAGTTTTTCTTCTTGGCGATTAACGGAGAAAAGCCCCGCAGAGCGGGGCAAAGAAAGGATTAA
- the nuoD gene encoding NADH dehydrogenase (quinone) subunit D, translating to MEREKVDLVINMGPQHPSTHGVLRLILELKGEKIVGADTVIGYVHRGVEKLAESRRYMQVLPVFDRVDYVSATSNELGFVLAVEKLLGISERVPERAQYLRVIMAELTRISSHLLWLGTHALELGAMSVFLYAFREREKILDLFEEIAGGRLHTGYMRIGGVANDATPKFLEELEEFLEFFPEKIDEYETLLTKNRIWLSRTKGVGVIDKETAINWGITGPTLRAAGCDYDVRKYYPYCVYDRLEFDVPVFHNGDVYDRYRVRMEEMRQSVRIIKQCLEKMPEGPVQIDDPHVFLPPKEEVYNTMVGLLQHFELVIHGIKPPPGEVYAAVEGPRGELGYYIVSDGSDKPYRLRIRPPSLINIAIMPELLKGHYVADVISIIGSLDPLMGEVDR from the coding sequence ATGGAGAGGGAAAAGGTAGACCTCGTTATAAATATGGGACCTCAGCACCCATCAACTCACGGCGTTTTAAGGCTTATCTTAGAGCTGAAGGGAGAGAAGATAGTTGGAGCCGATACGGTCATAGGTTACGTTCACAGGGGCGTTGAGAAGTTAGCGGAGAGCAGAAGGTATATGCAAGTTCTTCCCGTTTTTGACAGGGTTGACTACGTTTCTGCTACCTCCAACGAGCTTGGATTCGTCCTTGCCGTTGAGAAGCTCCTTGGCATAAGTGAAAGAGTTCCCGAAAGGGCCCAGTACTTAAGGGTCATTATGGCTGAGCTTACCCGTATCTCCTCACACCTCCTTTGGCTTGGCACTCACGCCCTTGAGCTTGGGGCTATGAGCGTCTTTTTATACGCCTTTAGGGAAAGGGAAAAAATACTTGACCTTTTTGAGGAGATAGCGGGTGGGAGACTTCACACCGGTTATATGAGGATTGGGGGCGTTGCCAATGACGCAACTCCCAAGTTCTTAGAGGAGCTTGAAGAGTTTCTTGAATTTTTCCCAGAAAAAATTGACGAGTATGAGACCCTTTTAACGAAAAACAGAATTTGGCTTTCAAGGACAAAGGGCGTAGGCGTTATAGACAAGGAAACGGCGATAAACTGGGGAATAACAGGCCCTACTTTAAGGGCTGCAGGCTGTGATTATGATGTGAGGAAGTATTACCCCTACTGCGTTTACGACCGCTTAGAGTTTGACGTTCCCGTCTTTCACAACGGGGATGTTTACGACCGCTACCGCGTCAGAATGGAGGAGATGAGGCAGTCTGTCAGGATAATAAAGCAGTGCCTTGAAAAGATGCCTGAAGGCCCTGTTCAAATTGACGATCCCCACGTCTTTTTACCGCCGAAGGAAGAAGTCTACAACACAATGGTTGGCCTCCTTCAGCACTTTGAGCTGGTAATTCACGGAATAAAGCCTCCTCCCGGTGAGGTTTACGCTGCCGTTGAGGGTCCCCGGGGAGAACTCGGCTACTACATAGTGAGCGACGGTTCAGACAAACCTTACAGGCTGAGGATAAGGCCTCCTTCACTCATAAACATCGCCATAATGCCGGAGCTCCTTAAGGGCCACTACGTTGCAGACGTTATTTCCATCATAGGTAGCTTAGACCCCCTTATGGGAGAAGTTGACAGATGA
- the nuoF gene encoding NADH-quinone oxidoreductase subunit NuoF, protein MERLLLRNVDKENSHTIEVYIKGGGYQALKKALKEMSPEDIIEEVKESGLRGRGGAGFPTGLKWEFAAADVKEPKFFVCNADEGEPCTFKDRVIIEKDPHALIEGMLIGAYATGCRYGYIYLRGEYPIGRKILERAIAEAYEKGFLGENILGTEFSFDLYVHSGAGAYICGEETALIDSLEGRRGEPRIKPPFPVNAGYLWQPTVVNNVETLANIPLIIERGGKWYSQIGSPDCPGPKLYAVSGKVKRPGVYELPMGTPLREIIYEHAGGIVGDRKLKAVFPGGASSCVLTPEEIDVPMDFPSLAKAGTMLGSGAVMVLDETDCIVKAALRLIEFFRHESCGKCVPCREGTDWLVRIVRRIEEGQGTEDDLDVILSVSETMENSFCGLGMAAHNPVASTVKKFREEFLKHIKLGRCPFRSGQ, encoded by the coding sequence ATGGAAAGGCTTCTCCTTAGAAACGTTGATAAGGAAAACTCCCATACCATAGAGGTTTACATAAAGGGCGGTGGCTATCAGGCCTTAAAGAAAGCGTTAAAGGAGATGTCCCCTGAGGACATTATTGAGGAGGTAAAGGAGAGCGGACTCAGGGGAAGGGGTGGAGCAGGTTTTCCTACGGGACTAAAGTGGGAGTTTGCCGCCGCCGACGTAAAAGAGCCCAAATTCTTCGTCTGTAATGCCGACGAAGGTGAGCCCTGTACCTTTAAGGACAGGGTGATAATTGAGAAGGATCCCCACGCCCTCATTGAGGGAATGTTAATTGGCGCTTACGCTACAGGCTGTCGTTACGGTTACATATACCTACGTGGGGAGTACCCCATAGGTAGGAAAATACTGGAAAGGGCAATAGCTGAGGCCTACGAGAAAGGCTTTCTCGGTGAAAACATCCTTGGGACGGAGTTTTCCTTTGACCTTTACGTTCACTCTGGGGCTGGCGCTTACATATGCGGAGAGGAAACTGCCCTTATAGATTCCCTTGAGGGTAGGAGGGGAGAGCCGAGGATAAAGCCTCCCTTCCCAGTTAACGCCGGTTACCTCTGGCAACCGACCGTCGTCAACAACGTTGAGACCCTTGCAAACATTCCCCTCATTATTGAGAGGGGAGGAAAGTGGTACTCACAGATAGGCTCTCCCGACTGTCCGGGGCCAAAGCTTTATGCGGTCAGCGGAAAAGTAAAAAGACCCGGGGTCTATGAGCTACCAATGGGAACGCCTTTAAGGGAGATTATCTACGAGCACGCCGGTGGTATCGTCGGTGATAGGAAGTTAAAGGCAGTTTTTCCGGGTGGAGCTTCAAGCTGTGTTTTAACCCCAGAGGAAATAGACGTTCCTATGGACTTTCCCTCCTTAGCTAAGGCCGGAACGATGCTTGGTTCTGGTGCAGTGATGGTTCTTGATGAGACGGACTGTATCGTTAAAGCGGCGCTAAGGCTCATAGAGTTCTTTAGGCACGAGTCCTGCGGTAAGTGCGTCCCCTGTAGGGAAGGAACGGACTGGCTTGTGAGGATAGTGAGGAGGATAGAGGAAGGGCAGGGAACAGAGGACGACCTTGACGTGATACTCTCTGTTTCTGAGACGATGGAGAACTCTTTCTGCGGCCTTGGAATGGCTGCCCACAACCCTGTAGCTTCAACGGTTAAGAAATTCAGGGAAGAGTTCTTAAAGCACATTAAGCTTGGAAGATGTCCCTTTAGGAGTGGCCAATGA